In one Novosphingopyxis iocasae genomic region, the following are encoded:
- a CDS encoding ABC transporter ATP-binding protein: protein MNDVIRLTDVRRSFSQGGVTIDVLRGVNLHVAEGEIVALLGPSGSGKSTLLQAVGLLEGGFSGSIRIDGVEASALYSNDRTTLRREKIGFVYQFHHLLPDFDARENVVLPQLIAGSQKAEAVERAERLLVKLGLEKRLDHRPSKLSGGEQQRVAVARGLANRPKLILADEPTGNLDEKTADVVLAEFLSLVREEGSAALVATHNERLAGKMDRVVRLHEGVIE, encoded by the coding sequence ATGAATGACGTGATCCGCCTGACCGATGTCCGCCGCAGCTTTTCGCAGGGCGGCGTCACAATCGACGTGCTGCGCGGCGTGAACCTTCATGTCGCAGAGGGCGAAATCGTAGCTTTGCTCGGCCCCTCGGGATCGGGCAAATCGACGCTGCTTCAGGCGGTGGGCCTGCTGGAAGGCGGATTCTCGGGTTCGATCCGCATCGACGGCGTTGAAGCGTCCGCGCTCTACAGCAACGATCGCACCACGCTGCGGCGGGAGAAGATCGGTTTCGTTTATCAGTTTCATCACCTTCTCCCCGACTTCGATGCGCGCGAGAATGTGGTGTTGCCGCAGCTGATCGCGGGTTCGCAGAAGGCCGAGGCGGTGGAGCGTGCCGAACGGCTGCTCGTCAAGCTGGGCCTGGAAAAGCGGCTTGATCATCGCCCGTCCAAGCTGTCGGGCGGGGAGCAGCAGCGCGTGGCGGTCGCCCGCGGTCTCGCCAACCGGCCCAAGCTGATCTTGGCGGACGAGCCCACCGGCAATCTTGATGAGAAGACCGCCGATGTCGTTCTGGCCGAGTTTCTTTCGCTGGTGCGTGAGGAAGGCTCCGCAGCGCTGGTGGCGACGCATAATGAGCGTCTCGCGGGCAAGATGGACCGCGTCGTCCGCCTTCACGAAGGCGTGATCGAATAG
- a CDS encoding PA0069 family radical SAM protein, with protein sequence MGYVKGRGAIANDVSARYGLPEREIDGDWLDQVEALDGPSMAVSTAVTELRPKTIISYNQSPDIPFTQSINPFNGCEHGCVYCFARPSHAFHDLSPGLDFETKLFAKPQAAELLRATLAKPTYAVRPIAIGTNTDPYQPIERRYRISRAVLELMVETRHPICVTTKSDRVLDDLDLLVDLAQDGLTAVAISVTTLDPALARIMEPRAAHPSRRLKAVETLVAKGVPTYVNIAPIIPAITDHEIEAITQAAASAGAKGVSAIPLRLPHELAPLFRDWLDVYYPDRAARVMRIVGELRGGKDNDPAFFARMRGKGPWAELLRTRMDIARRRHGFVKGKFDLRCDLFRRPEINGQLRLI encoded by the coding sequence ATGGGTTACGTCAAAGGAAGAGGCGCGATCGCTAACGATGTAAGCGCTCGCTATGGTTTGCCGGAGCGCGAAATTGACGGCGACTGGCTGGATCAGGTCGAAGCGTTGGATGGGCCGAGCATGGCGGTATCTACTGCGGTAACAGAACTCCGCCCGAAGACGATTATCTCGTATAATCAATCACCTGACATTCCGTTTACCCAATCCATTAACCCTTTTAACGGCTGCGAGCATGGCTGCGTCTATTGCTTTGCGCGGCCCAGCCACGCCTTTCACGATCTCTCGCCCGGCCTGGATTTCGAAACGAAGCTGTTTGCGAAGCCGCAGGCCGCGGAACTCTTGCGTGCGACGCTGGCCAAGCCGACTTATGCCGTCCGGCCTATCGCTATCGGCACGAACACCGATCCCTATCAACCGATAGAACGGCGCTATCGCATCAGCCGCGCCGTGCTCGAACTCATGGTGGAAACGCGGCATCCCATCTGCGTCACCACCAAATCAGACCGTGTGCTGGACGATCTCGATCTGCTCGTCGATCTGGCGCAGGACGGCCTGACGGCAGTGGCGATCTCGGTGACCACGCTCGATCCGGCGCTGGCTCGCATCATGGAGCCGCGTGCCGCGCATCCCTCTCGGCGGCTGAAGGCCGTCGAGACGCTCGTGGCCAAGGGCGTACCGACCTATGTCAACATAGCGCCCATCATTCCTGCGATTACTGACCACGAAATCGAAGCCATTACGCAGGCCGCTGCCAGTGCCGGAGCCAAAGGCGTGTCCGCGATCCCGCTTCGCCTGCCGCACGAGCTTGCGCCCCTTTTCCGCGATTGGCTGGACGTGTATTATCCGGACCGCGCCGCCCGCGTCATGCGGATCGTGGGCGAGCTGCGCGGCGGCAAAGACAATGACCCTGCCTTCTTCGCCAGGATGCGCGGCAAGGGACCATGGGCCGAGCTGCTACGGACCCGAATGGATATAGCACGCCGCCGCCACGGCTTCGTGAAGGGCAAGTTCGATCTGCGCTGCGATCTTTTCCGCAGGCCGGAAATCAATGGTCAGCTACGGCTGATTTGA
- the dnaE gene encoding DNA polymerase III subunit alpha: protein MSYAPFVPLRVFSAYTMLEGATDAKAIGGRARGLGFPAVAVADRNGLYGAMAFEKGCRDVGVQPIIGAMLAVSRPSGDPASPQIDWLALYAQDEGGYDNLCALVSQAHLDRPLEQAPHVAFEALEGRTDGLIALTAGGEGALARHLEERQPDKAAAYCEKLEALFPGRLYIEVSRRDDPVEKAAEAGLLDLAYDRDIPLVATNPVLFSEPSFHRAHDAMLCIAGGQYVLDDNRRKSPRESWMKPAVQMQELFSDLPEALNNTLVVARRCGIGAPKRPPILPSIAGDLEGEAKQLADDARAGLEARLALYDDLSAEERQSYFDRLDFEIKVIVGMGFPGYFLIVADFIKWAKANDIPVGPGRGSGAGSVVAWALTITDLDPIRLGLLFERFLNPERVSMPDFDIDFCETRRGEVIRYVQKKYGSDHVAQIITFGKLKARAVLRDTGRVLQMSYGQVDRLCKLVPNHPTDPWDLARARKGVAELRQEIERDSNVAELFELAGKLEGLPRHSSTHAAGVVIGDRPLANLVPLYRDPRSDIPVTQFDMKFVETAGLVKFDFLGLKTLSVLQKAVQFIAERGETVDLSTLPLDDPGVFELLKRGETVGVFQLESEGMRRTLAAVRPTGFEDIIALVSLYRPGPMDNIPMFGRRKNGEETIEYPHPLLEPILKETYGIIVYQEQVMQAAQILAGYSLGEADLLRRAMGKKIQAEMDKQRTRFVEGCAANDIDEPRANQLFDLIDKFAGYGFNKSHAAAYALLAYQTAWLKAHYPEEFFAASMCFDMHQTDKLGIFVDDMRRLDITCLPPTLNESEAEFSVETTEEGNRAVRYALAGLKNVGEKAMETVVAERRAKGAFKSLDDLTGRIDPTLLNKRSIETLAAAGAFDALNPDRAAVQAGAETILAAAQSAKAMRDSGQGGLFGGEESDIPALRLPTAEAWSPGEIMTREKDAFGFYFSAHPVTQYRAQLMANGVKTQADLAALPPIAEGERRQVKMAALVENVRWRESRRGSRFCMAELSDTSGQFSASCFEEDVGKVLSQAADESACLLLDVELDMRPGDDNARLTVRAARPLTANAGSLAEARLCLELQVDCEIALREVANITLPLSGGRSELIIDVPGPRGRTRISLGRTFRVDEALRERLMSLEGISHVAELRPAGPPPLRLVS, encoded by the coding sequence ATGTCTTACGCCCCGTTCGTACCACTTCGCGTCTTTTCCGCCTACACCATGCTGGAAGGTGCAACGGATGCGAAGGCGATTGGGGGACGCGCGCGCGGCCTTGGATTTCCGGCGGTCGCAGTGGCCGATCGCAACGGTCTTTACGGCGCCATGGCTTTCGAAAAGGGATGCCGCGATGTCGGCGTGCAGCCCATCATCGGCGCGATGCTGGCCGTGTCACGCCCAAGCGGCGATCCGGCGAGCCCGCAGATCGATTGGCTTGCGCTCTATGCGCAGGATGAAGGCGGATACGACAATTTGTGCGCGCTCGTTTCGCAGGCCCATCTTGACCGCCCACTGGAACAGGCGCCCCATGTTGCGTTCGAGGCATTGGAGGGGCGCACCGATGGGCTGATCGCGCTGACGGCGGGCGGCGAAGGAGCGCTCGCCCGTCATTTGGAAGAGCGCCAGCCGGATAAGGCGGCGGCTTATTGCGAGAAGCTGGAGGCGCTTTTCCCCGGTCGCCTCTATATCGAAGTCAGCCGGCGCGACGATCCGGTGGAAAAGGCAGCCGAAGCCGGTCTGCTCGATCTGGCTTATGATCGCGATATTCCGCTGGTTGCCACCAATCCGGTGCTTTTTTCCGAGCCCAGCTTTCACCGCGCTCATGATGCGATGCTGTGTATCGCGGGCGGGCAATATGTGCTCGATGACAATCGCCGCAAAAGCCCCCGCGAGAGCTGGATGAAGCCCGCCGTGCAGATGCAGGAGCTATTTTCGGACTTGCCCGAAGCGCTCAACAACACCTTGGTGGTGGCCAGGCGCTGCGGCATCGGCGCGCCCAAGCGTCCCCCGATCTTGCCCAGCATCGCCGGTGATCTTGAAGGGGAAGCCAAGCAGCTCGCCGACGATGCGCGCGCCGGGTTGGAGGCTCGCCTCGCGCTTTACGACGATCTAAGCGCCGAAGAACGCCAGAGCTATTTCGACCGGCTCGATTTCGAGATCAAGGTTATCGTTGGCATGGGCTTTCCCGGCTACTTCCTGATCGTTGCCGACTTCATCAAATGGGCCAAGGCGAACGACATTCCGGTGGGGCCAGGGCGCGGCTCGGGCGCGGGCTCGGTGGTCGCCTGGGCGCTTACCATTACCGATCTCGATCCGATCCGCTTGGGGCTGCTGTTCGAGCGCTTCCTGAACCCTGAACGCGTGTCGATGCCGGACTTCGATATCGACTTCTGCGAAACGCGGCGCGGCGAGGTGATCCGTTACGTTCAGAAGAAATATGGATCGGACCATGTCGCGCAGATCATCACCTTCGGAAAGCTGAAGGCGCGCGCCGTGCTGCGCGATACCGGCCGCGTGCTGCAGATGAGCTACGGACAGGTCGATCGCCTCTGCAAGCTTGTCCCCAATCACCCGACCGATCCGTGGGATCTGGCGCGGGCGCGCAAAGGCGTTGCCGAATTGCGGCAGGAGATCGAACGCGACAGCAATGTGGCCGAACTGTTCGAATTGGCCGGAAAGCTGGAAGGGCTGCCGCGCCACAGCTCCACCCATGCCGCGGGCGTGGTGATCGGCGATCGTCCGCTCGCCAATCTGGTGCCGCTCTACCGCGATCCACGTTCGGACATTCCGGTCACGCAGTTCGACATGAAGTTCGTGGAGACGGCGGGCCTCGTCAAATTCGACTTTCTTGGCCTGAAGACTCTCTCGGTTCTGCAAAAAGCGGTGCAGTTCATTGCCGAGCGCGGTGAGACGGTGGACCTTTCCACGCTGCCGCTGGACGATCCGGGCGTGTTCGAGCTTCTTAAGCGCGGCGAGACGGTCGGTGTGTTCCAGCTGGAATCGGAGGGGATGCGCCGCACGCTGGCCGCCGTTCGCCCAACCGGGTTCGAAGACATCATCGCGCTCGTCTCACTCTACCGGCCTGGCCCGATGGACAACATCCCGATGTTCGGCCGCCGCAAGAATGGCGAAGAGACGATCGAATATCCGCATCCCCTTCTGGAGCCGATCCTGAAGGAAACCTACGGCATCATCGTCTATCAGGAACAGGTGATGCAGGCCGCGCAGATCCTGGCTGGCTACAGCCTTGGCGAGGCCGATCTGCTGCGCCGCGCGATGGGCAAGAAAATCCAGGCGGAAATGGACAAGCAGCGCACGCGCTTCGTGGAAGGCTGCGCTGCCAACGACATTGACGAGCCGCGCGCCAACCAGCTGTTCGATTTGATCGACAAGTTCGCAGGCTATGGCTTCAACAAGAGCCACGCTGCAGCCTATGCGCTGCTCGCCTATCAGACGGCGTGGCTGAAGGCGCATTATCCGGAAGAGTTCTTCGCCGCCTCCATGTGCTTCGACATGCACCAGACCGACAAGCTCGGCATTTTCGTGGACGATATGCGGCGTCTGGATATCACTTGTCTGCCGCCGACGCTTAACGAGAGCGAGGCGGAGTTTTCCGTCGAGACCACGGAGGAGGGCAACCGTGCGGTGCGTTATGCGCTCGCCGGCCTCAAGAATGTCGGTGAAAAGGCGATGGAGACGGTGGTAGCCGAGCGGCGGGCCAAGGGCGCCTTCAAGTCGCTCGACGATCTAACCGGGCGGATTGATCCCACCCTGCTCAACAAGCGCAGCATCGAAACGCTGGCTGCCGCCGGTGCCTTTGATGCGCTGAACCCTGATCGCGCCGCCGTGCAGGCGGGGGCGGAAACCATTCTTGCCGCCGCCCAGTCGGCCAAGGCTATGCGCGACAGCGGGCAGGGCGGACTTTTCGGCGGCGAGGAAAGCGACATTCCGGCCCTGCGTCTCCCAACCGCAGAAGCATGGTCTCCCGGTGAGATCATGACGCGCGAAAAAGATGCGTTCGGTTTCTATTTCTCGGCGCACCCCGTGACGCAATATCGGGCGCAGCTGATGGCGAATGGCGTCAAGACGCAGGCCGATCTCGCCGCCCTCCCACCGATTGCCGAGGGCGAGCGGCGGCAGGTGAAAATGGCGGCGCTGGTGGAGAATGTGCGGTGGCGCGAATCCCGCCGCGGCAGTCGTTTCTGCATGGCCGAACTGTCGGATACCAGCGGGCAATTCAGTGCGAGCTGCTTCGAAGAGGACGTCGGCAAAGTGCTGTCCCAGGCGGCTGATGAGAGCGCGTGCCTGCTCCTTGATGTCGAGCTGGATATGCGGCCGGGCGACGACAATGCGCGCCTGACCGTGCGCGCCGCCAGACCGCTCACCGCCAATGCCGGATCACTGGCGGAAGCGCGGCTGTGCCTTGAACTTCAGGTCGATTGCGAAATTGCCCTGCGCGAGGTGGCGAACATAACCTTGCCGCTATCGGGCGGGCGCAGTGAGTTGATCATTGACGTACCGGGACCACGAGGGCGCACGCGAATCTCGCTAGGAAGGACATTCCGGGTTGACGAAGCCCTGCGCGAACGGCTCATGTCGCTGGAGGGGATCAGCCATGTTGCGGAGTTGAGGCCGGCCGGCCCGCCGCCTTTGCGCTTGGTCTCCTGA
- the moaB gene encoding molybdenum cofactor biosynthesis protein B — MAGKPVNIALLTVSDTRTEADDTSGDILAARISDEGHKLVARTICRDDADALVLKLEEWIDDPQIDCIISTGGTGLTGRDVTPEALERVKSKDIPGFGELFRWLSFKTIGTSTIQSRACAVLAKTTYIFALPGSNGAVKDGWDGILRDQLDSTNKPCNFVELMPRLSER, encoded by the coding sequence ATGGCCGGCAAACCCGTCAACATCGCACTGCTGACGGTCTCCGACACCCGCACCGAAGCCGATGATACCTCCGGGGATATTCTGGCGGCGCGCATATCGGACGAGGGCCACAAGCTGGTGGCGCGCACCATCTGCCGCGATGACGCCGATGCACTGGTCTTAAAATTGGAAGAATGGATCGACGATCCGCAGATCGATTGTATCATTTCGACAGGTGGGACGGGACTGACCGGCCGCGATGTCACGCCCGAGGCACTGGAGCGCGTGAAATCAAAGGACATCCCAGGTTTTGGCGAACTGTTCCGCTGGCTCAGCTTCAAGACCATCGGTACGTCCACCATCCAGTCGCGCGCCTGCGCGGTCCTCGCCAAGACGACCTACATCTTCGCCCTGCCCGGCTCCAATGGCGCGGTTAAGGATGGCTGGGACGGGATCTTACGCGATCAGCTGGACAGCACCAACAAGCCCTGCAACTTCGTGGAGCTGATGCCCCGTCTTTCGGAGCGATAA
- a CDS encoding lytic transglycosylase domain-containing protein — translation MKAKFLPFLIATTALAAPAFAGGDEAAVSNAVPADLITGIEAPVPATPAIQVPAIRNDDDFALVFTAIQQQRWAEAQAMLANAPAGPLANMARAELYLAAGSPRVELGPLLSLINTAPYLPQAEQLSRLAQKRGAQFLPDTPQVRRLAYLGSSPRRADPSEVSDAAATATRNAIVDRIKADDPAGAETALLAGLDGLSPSALTEMQQRVAWGYYIENDDANARRMAEVASTGTGEWAPQADWVRGLSSWRMKNYADAAQAFDRVGKFAANEETRAAGFYWSARASVAARRPGEAQPRLQTAAQYGETFYGILAQEQLGMTRASPKNRSQAVSGRIASNANVRIATALASFGESGLADQVLRHEAKIGGDEERADLLALAHQLSLPSTQLYLAHYGPSGSSANPFDRYPAPKWAPKEGWRVDPWLVFAHTLQESRFQADAVSPADARGLMQVRPGTAADMARARGSYFSAADLKRPEVNLEYGQSYLEQLRDMDQTEGLLPKVIAAFNAGPSTVGRWKYDVRDQGDPLLFIESIPYWETRAYVGIILRNYWMYQTMAGEESKSLEGLSQNAWPRFPGMSGPAWVRKNDSRAMAQR, via the coding sequence GTGAAAGCAAAGTTCCTCCCTTTCCTTATCGCGACAACCGCTCTTGCCGCGCCGGCCTTTGCCGGTGGTGACGAGGCAGCGGTCAGCAATGCTGTACCCGCCGATCTGATTACGGGAATCGAGGCACCGGTCCCCGCTACGCCCGCCATTCAAGTTCCCGCGATCCGCAATGATGACGATTTCGCCCTCGTCTTCACCGCGATCCAGCAGCAGCGCTGGGCGGAGGCACAAGCCATGCTGGCCAATGCACCTGCGGGTCCGCTCGCCAACATGGCGCGCGCGGAGCTGTATCTTGCAGCAGGAAGCCCACGCGTCGAGCTGGGGCCGCTACTCTCGCTGATCAACACCGCGCCCTATCTGCCGCAGGCCGAGCAGCTGAGCCGCCTGGCGCAAAAGCGCGGCGCACAGTTTCTTCCCGATACGCCCCAGGTTCGGCGCCTGGCCTATCTCGGCTCCAGCCCACGCCGTGCGGACCCCAGTGAGGTTTCCGATGCAGCCGCGACCGCAACCCGCAACGCCATTGTGGACCGGATTAAGGCAGACGATCCCGCTGGCGCGGAAACCGCGCTGCTTGCAGGCCTCGACGGACTCTCGCCCTCCGCACTTACCGAAATGCAGCAGCGCGTGGCCTGGGGCTATTATATCGAAAATGACGACGCCAACGCGCGCCGCATGGCCGAGGTCGCGAGCACCGGAACCGGCGAGTGGGCTCCGCAGGCCGATTGGGTGCGCGGCCTTTCCAGTTGGCGCATGAAAAATTATGCCGATGCGGCACAGGCGTTCGACCGGGTCGGCAAATTCGCCGCCAATGAAGAAACGCGCGCCGCTGGGTTTTACTGGAGCGCGCGCGCAAGCGTCGCCGCCCGCCGTCCTGGGGAAGCGCAGCCGCGTTTGCAGACCGCCGCGCAATATGGTGAGACTTTCTACGGCATCCTTGCTCAGGAACAGCTCGGCATGACCCGCGCTTCGCCGAAGAACCGCAGTCAGGCGGTATCCGGCCGCATTGCGAGCAACGCCAATGTCCGCATTGCGACCGCGCTTGCCAGCTTCGGTGAAAGCGGCCTGGCGGATCAGGTGTTGCGGCATGAAGCGAAGATCGGCGGCGATGAGGAGCGCGCCGATCTGCTGGCGCTTGCGCACCAGCTCAGCCTGCCTTCCACGCAGCTTTATCTTGCGCATTATGGACCCAGTGGGTCGAGCGCTAACCCGTTCGATCGCTATCCCGCCCCCAAATGGGCGCCGAAAGAAGGCTGGCGGGTCGATCCCTGGCTGGTCTTTGCCCACACCTTGCAGGAATCGCGTTTTCAGGCCGACGCGGTAAGCCCGGCCGATGCACGCGGACTGATGCAGGTGCGCCCTGGAACCGCGGCGGACATGGCGCGCGCGCGCGGGAGCTATTTCTCCGCGGCCGATCTGAAGCGACCCGAAGTCAATCTGGAATATGGCCAAAGCTATCTGGAACAGCTTCGCGACATGGACCAGACCGAAGGCCTGCTGCCAAAAGTCATTGCAGCGTTCAACGCAGGCCCCTCCACGGTCGGCCGCTGGAAATATGACGTGCGTGATCAGGGTGATCCGCTGCTCTTCATCGAATCGATCCCTTATTGGGAAACGCGCGCTTATGTCGGGATAATCCTGCGCAATTACTGGATGTACCAAACCATGGCGGGCGAAGAATCGAAGAGCTTGGAAGGGCTGTCACAGAATGCTTGGCCGCGCTTTCCGGGCATGAGCGGGCCCGCATGGGTGCGCAAGAACGATAGCCGCGCCATGGCGCAGCGCTGA
- a CDS encoding DUF1330 domain-containing protein — protein sequence MSDSHIDPQREQFEIFKSLPRDQPIEMLNLVRFREAADYPADHALAGEKLSGADAYRNYGKESGPIFSRVGGTIVYRGGFETVLIGPTDERWDAVFIARYPNAGAFLELVTDEDYRKAVVHRQAAVETSRLVRLSPADGGKGFG from the coding sequence ATGAGTGATTCCCATATCGATCCGCAGCGCGAGCAGTTCGAGATATTCAAAAGCCTGCCGCGCGACCAACCGATTGAAATGCTGAACCTGGTGCGCTTCCGGGAAGCAGCGGATTATCCGGCCGATCATGCGCTGGCGGGTGAAAAACTTTCGGGTGCCGATGCCTATCGCAACTATGGCAAGGAGAGCGGCCCCATATTCTCGCGTGTCGGTGGGACGATCGTCTATCGTGGCGGTTTCGAGACCGTGCTGATAGGGCCAACGGACGAGCGCTGGGATGCGGTCTTCATCGCGCGTTACCCGAATGCCGGTGCTTTCCTGGAGCTGGTGACTGACGAGGACTATCGCAAAGCGGTGGTTCACCGTCAGGCCGCGGTCGAGACCAGCCGGCTCGTTCGCCTTTCGCCGGCAGACGGTGGCAAGGGCTTCGGCTGA
- a CDS encoding uracil-DNA glycosylase family protein, with product MTTQEAAVESLISWWQLAGVEDWCADQPVNWLEAPPAALKLAPRVKPALTPANAPQPGNAPVPGHTPAATPAPPFPATLEALHERLRRTDDLPGTHYGQMRALPHGALQAPLMIISDCPDEDDLASGTILSGSTGTLLRNMLSAIGIDVAACYRASLSVTRPPSGRLPAGDLPQLADLMRSHIALAAPDNLLILGTAASEALVAQPIAGARAHLHEFNHDGGRKVLVATYHPRTLLRRPHCKRPAWDDLQLLLKEGTW from the coding sequence ATGACAACACAAGAGGCGGCGGTCGAATCGCTCATCAGCTGGTGGCAGCTGGCGGGTGTCGAGGATTGGTGCGCCGATCAGCCCGTAAATTGGCTGGAGGCGCCGCCCGCTGCGCTAAAGCTGGCACCGCGCGTGAAGCCGGCGCTCACACCTGCGAATGCTCCTCAACCGGGGAACGCCCCCGTGCCCGGCCACACGCCCGCTGCAACGCCCGCGCCGCCGTTCCCGGCGACGCTGGAGGCGTTGCATGAGCGCCTGCGCCGCACGGACGATCTGCCAGGCACGCATTATGGCCAGATGCGCGCATTGCCGCATGGCGCATTGCAGGCGCCGCTCATGATCATATCCGACTGCCCGGACGAGGATGATCTTGCGTCCGGCACCATCCTTTCCGGCTCCACCGGAACGCTTCTACGCAATATGCTGTCGGCCATCGGGATTGATGTGGCTGCCTGCTACCGTGCCAGCCTGTCGGTCACGCGTCCGCCGAGCGGACGTTTGCCTGCCGGCGACCTGCCCCAGTTGGCCGATCTGATGCGCAGTCATATCGCGTTGGCGGCACCCGATAATCTCCTGATTCTGGGTACGGCTGCGAGCGAGGCCCTCGTTGCGCAGCCGATCGCCGGGGCCCGCGCGCATTTACACGAATTTAACCATGATGGCGGCAGAAAGGTGCTGGTAGCGACATACCATCCGCGCACGCTCCTGAGGCGTCCGCATTGCAAGCGGCCTGCCTGGGATGATCTGCAATTGCTGCTGAAAGAAGGTACCTGGTGA
- a CDS encoding long-chain fatty acid--CoA ligase has product MLGAMQDFPLLVTNLIDHAEREHGPREIVTHWSDGELSRSNWATVALEARKFAQMLERLGMKRGDRVATIAMNHAHHISSWYGTAGMGGILHTINPRLHADQLVYVLNHAGDRLLFVDAMFLPLVEAIRDRLETVEQVILFDNAKPGGELKTYRELIDAEDGDYAWVSADERDPVGLCYTSGTTGNPKGVLYEHRSNVLHAMTALQPAVMDLSSRSVMLPIVPMFHANAWGIPFAAAAVGAKMVCSCSNDGGVLWKLFREEKVTFSAGVPTVWLAMFADMDANGGDYGALERVVIGGSAAPRAMIERLKKAGITVAHAWGMTETSPIGTTGARPHNWAELDFDAQVDIITKQGRPPFGVELRVVDEDGQELPRDGESSGRLHVRGPWVLRRYFRAEEDTVDADGWFDTGDVSVLYPDGTMQITDRAKDVIKSGGEWISSIELENEALGCDGVAEAAAVGVHHPKWDERPLLLIVRKPGSGIGAEDILDHLQGRVAKWWLPDEIKFVEELPHTATGKILKRAIRDEYADYKLETIDE; this is encoded by the coding sequence ATGCTCGGAGCGATGCAGGACTTCCCGCTGCTCGTCACCAACCTGATCGATCATGCGGAGCGTGAGCACGGCCCGCGGGAGATCGTAACCCATTGGTCCGATGGTGAGCTCAGCCGCAGCAACTGGGCCACAGTTGCCTTGGAGGCGCGCAAGTTTGCGCAGATGCTCGAGCGTCTAGGCATGAAGCGCGGTGACCGCGTGGCAACCATCGCCATGAACCATGCCCATCACATTTCGAGCTGGTACGGCACGGCGGGCATGGGCGGCATTCTGCATACGATCAATCCGCGCCTTCACGCCGATCAGCTGGTCTATGTCCTGAACCATGCGGGCGACCGGCTGCTGTTTGTCGATGCGATGTTCCTGCCGCTGGTCGAAGCGATCCGCGATCGGCTGGAGACGGTGGAGCAGGTCATCCTGTTCGATAATGCCAAGCCCGGCGGCGAACTCAAAACCTATCGCGAGCTGATCGATGCCGAAGACGGCGATTACGCCTGGGTTTCTGCGGACGAGCGCGATCCGGTGGGGCTGTGCTATACCTCCGGCACCACGGGCAATCCCAAAGGCGTGCTCTATGAGCATCGCTCGAACGTCCTGCACGCCATGACGGCGCTGCAACCTGCTGTGATGGACCTTTCCTCCCGCTCCGTGATGCTGCCGATCGTGCCGATGTTTCATGCCAATGCCTGGGGCATCCCCTTTGCGGCCGCCGCGGTGGGCGCGAAGATGGTTTGTTCCTGCTCCAATGACGGCGGCGTCCTGTGGAAGCTTTTCCGCGAAGAAAAAGTCACGTTCAGCGCAGGTGTGCCGACCGTCTGGCTCGCCATGTTTGCCGATATGGACGCCAATGGCGGCGACTACGGCGCGCTCGAGCGTGTCGTGATCGGCGGTTCCGCCGCTCCGCGTGCGATGATCGAGCGGCTCAAGAAGGCGGGTATCACGGTTGCCCATGCCTGGGGCATGACCGAAACCTCGCCCATCGGCACGACCGGCGCGCGGCCCCACAACTGGGCCGAGCTGGATTTCGATGCGCAGGTGGACATCATCACCAAGCAGGGCCGCCCGCCCTTTGGCGTGGAGCTGCGCGTCGTGGACGAGGATGGGCAGGAGTTGCCGCGCGACGGGGAGAGCAGCGGGCGGCTTCATGTGCGCGGGCCCTGGGTGCTGCGGCGCTATTTCCGCGCCGAGGAGGACACCGTGGATGCGGACGGCTGGTTCGATACCGGCGACGTCTCCGTTCTCTACCCTGATGGCACCATGCAAATCACCGACCGCGCCAAGGACGTCATCAAATCAGGCGGCGAGTGGATCAGCTCGATCGAGCTGGAGAATGAGGCGCTGGGTTGCGACGGAGTGGCCGAGGCGGCGGCGGTGGGCGTGCACCATCCCAAATGGGACGAGCGCCCGCTGCTGCTGATCGTGCGCAAACCCGGTTCCGGCATCGGGGCGGAAGATATTCTCGATCATCTGCAGGGGCGCGTCGCGAAGTGGTGGCTGCCCGATGAGATCAAGTTTGTCGAGGAGCTTCCGCACACCGCAACGGGCAAGATTTTGAAGCGCGCAATTCGCGACGAATATGCCGACTACAAGCTGGAGACGATCGATGAGTGA